In Desulfuromonas acetoxidans DSM 684, one genomic interval encodes:
- a CDS encoding primosomal protein N', translated as METYYAEVAVLAPLPRTLSYRLPDKDGERVAPGIRVKVPLGRRSAVGVVVALKPFAVDDEAVQRERLKAIDAVLDEMPLLPERLLEFIERASRYYVHPLGLALKTALPAGLSSLKGAPKIRQTRVYRATDSSVNLRGTLQQQILSFIVQHQPVDLTQLRDQFTSPYPVLKRLEELGVICCDEQESLRDPFVGCQVTADQPPTLNEAQQSAVHSIAEGLDGGDFKPFLLHGITGSGKTEVYLHSIAAVLAADKQALVLVPEIALTPQLVARFRARFEQQGQRIGVLHSGLSAAERYDMWRAIVRDEVTIVIGARSAVFAPLTRLGMIVVDEEHDDSYKQGEGFRYQGRDMALLRGQMEQVPVVLGSATPSLTSYRRMQQGALSEVSLPTRIGDRTLPEVRLIDMREAEVEHGLSQELIEALQLRLERGEQSLLLLNRRGFSPYLLCRDCGASFRCPNCDITLTWHRQAGALRCHYCDYVEPPQELCPRCGGAAIEPEGMGTERLAAELQERFPEARIARMDRDSTAAKGAQQQLVSRMEAGEVDILVGTQMIAKGHDFGAVTLVGILDADAALNFPDFRAAERSFSLLAQVAGRAGRGDVRGEVLVQTYAPDSPVLECAVTHDYKHFVELELPMRQLLVYPPYGYLVNLVVSGLDRPAVEGCARRLAERLMAAQDVEVLGPAPCPLFRLRNRYRVQILLKASTRAALRHMLNESPQWRSIFPATVSLAIDVDPADMM; from the coding sequence GTGGAGACTTATTACGCAGAAGTAGCGGTTTTGGCGCCGTTGCCCCGGACCTTGAGCTATCGGTTACCGGATAAGGATGGTGAGCGTGTGGCGCCTGGCATCCGTGTCAAAGTGCCTTTGGGCCGACGCAGCGCCGTTGGCGTGGTGGTGGCGCTCAAACCCTTTGCGGTAGACGATGAAGCGGTGCAACGCGAGCGACTCAAAGCCATTGATGCCGTGCTCGATGAAATGCCTTTGCTGCCTGAACGGTTGCTGGAATTCATTGAGCGGGCCAGCCGCTATTATGTCCATCCTTTGGGGCTGGCATTGAAAACCGCATTGCCTGCCGGACTGTCGTCATTGAAGGGGGCGCCGAAAATTCGCCAGACCCGCGTGTACCGGGCCACGGATTCCTCGGTCAATTTACGCGGCACTCTGCAGCAACAGATTCTCAGCTTTATTGTTCAACATCAGCCCGTTGACCTGACACAATTGCGTGACCAGTTTACCTCTCCCTACCCGGTGTTGAAACGTCTGGAGGAGCTTGGGGTGATCTGCTGCGATGAACAGGAGTCGCTGCGTGATCCGTTTGTCGGTTGTCAGGTCACCGCTGATCAGCCTCCCACCCTTAACGAAGCTCAGCAGTCGGCTGTCCATTCGATTGCCGAAGGTCTCGATGGCGGGGACTTTAAACCGTTTTTGCTGCATGGTATTACCGGCAGCGGTAAAACCGAGGTCTACCTGCACAGCATTGCCGCCGTGTTGGCGGCTGATAAACAAGCGCTGGTTCTGGTGCCGGAGATCGCATTGACGCCGCAACTGGTGGCGCGTTTTCGTGCTCGTTTTGAACAACAGGGGCAACGGATCGGGGTGTTGCACTCCGGGTTGTCAGCCGCAGAACGCTATGACATGTGGCGGGCGATTGTCCGCGATGAGGTGACCATTGTCATCGGTGCCCGCTCCGCCGTATTTGCACCGTTGACACGGCTTGGTATGATTGTCGTGGATGAAGAACATGACGACAGCTACAAGCAGGGTGAAGGCTTTCGCTATCAGGGCCGTGACATGGCGCTGTTACGTGGGCAGATGGAGCAGGTTCCGGTGGTGCTGGGCAGTGCCACCCCGTCGTTGACCAGCTATCGACGCATGCAACAGGGCGCCTTGTCCGAGGTTTCGTTACCGACACGGATCGGCGACCGCACCCTGCCCGAAGTGCGGCTGATTGATATGCGCGAAGCCGAGGTGGAGCATGGGCTGTCCCAAGAGTTGATTGAGGCGTTGCAGCTTCGCCTTGAGCGTGGTGAGCAGAGCCTGTTGCTGCTCAATCGGCGCGGCTTCTCCCCCTATCTGCTGTGTCGTGATTGCGGCGCCAGTTTTCGCTGCCCCAACTGTGATATCACCTTGACCTGGCACCGCCAGGCCGGGGCGTTGCGCTGTCATTATTGTGATTATGTCGAGCCGCCGCAGGAGCTATGCCCCCGTTGCGGCGGAGCGGCAATCGAACCGGAGGGGATGGGCACAGAGCGCCTGGCTGCAGAACTTCAGGAACGTTTTCCCGAGGCCCGTATTGCCCGCATGGATCGAGATTCCACGGCGGCCAAAGGGGCCCAGCAGCAATTGGTGTCACGCATGGAAGCCGGTGAGGTTGATATCCTCGTTGGCACCCAGATGATTGCCAAAGGCCACGATTTTGGAGCCGTGACCCTGGTGGGTATTCTTGATGCGGATGCCGCGCTTAACTTTCCCGACTTTCGCGCGGCTGAGCGCAGTTTTTCTCTGCTCGCCCAGGTGGCCGGACGGGCCGGACGCGGTGATGTGCGCGGCGAAGTTCTGGTGCAGACCTATGCCCCGGACAGTCCGGTTCTCGAGTGTGCCGTGACCCACGATTACAAGCATTTCGTTGAGCTGGAACTTCCCATGCGCCAGTTGCTGGTTTATCCGCCTTACGGTTATCTGGTGAACCTGGTGGTGTCCGGCTTGGATCGCCCGGCGGTTGAAGGCTGTGCCAGACGTCTGGCTGAGCGCCTGATGGCGGCGCAGGATGTGGAAGTTCTGGGTCCGGCTCCCTGTCCGCTATTCCGGTTGCGCAACCGTTACCGGGTGCAGATACTGCTCAAGGCATCAACACGTGCAGCGTTGCGGCATATGCTTAATGAAAGTCCCCAATGGCGTTCAATCTTTCCGGCGACCGTCAGTCTGGCGATTGATGTCGATCCGGCCGATATGATGTGA
- a CDS encoding alanine/glycine:cation symporter family protein: protein MNALMSSVNAFVWGPVMLALLVGTGVLLTVRLAGLQLTQLPHALKLVFSHSEDEERSEGDISPFQALTTALAATIGTGNIAGVATAIYLGGPGAVFWMWVCAVFGMATKYAEAVLAVHYRQHLPDGTMQGGPMRYLAEGLGMKWLGMLFAVMGSVAAFGIGSMVQSNSVAVALESTFGVSPLMTGLALAFLAAIVVIGGIRRIGRVTAKLVPVMAVLYVSAALVILVINAAHIPQAFALIFSHAFNPAAGSGGFAGATVAMAIRYGVARGVFSNEAGLGSAPIAHAAARTTSPVRQGLVAMTGVFFDTIIVCTMTALVILTSGVWDCGERSSALTALAFQTALPHGGAMIVTLALAVFAYSTMIGWAYYGEQCIEYVFGLSARTPYRYLFCTVIAWGALQKIGFVWDFSDTMNGAMAIPNLLGLIGLSGVVVKLTRDYFSSAREN from the coding sequence ATGAACGCCTTGATGTCCAGTGTCAATGCTTTTGTCTGGGGGCCGGTGATGTTGGCCCTGTTGGTGGGAACTGGTGTCCTGCTGACCGTACGACTGGCCGGTTTACAACTGACTCAATTGCCCCATGCGCTCAAGCTGGTGTTCAGCCACAGCGAGGATGAAGAGCGTTCCGAAGGGGATATCTCACCGTTTCAGGCGTTGACGACGGCGCTGGCCGCGACCATCGGTACCGGCAATATTGCCGGGGTGGCCACGGCCATCTACCTTGGCGGGCCGGGAGCGGTGTTCTGGATGTGGGTATGCGCCGTGTTCGGCATGGCCACCAAATACGCCGAAGCGGTCCTGGCGGTCCACTACCGTCAGCATTTGCCCGATGGCACCATGCAGGGCGGTCCCATGCGCTACCTGGCTGAAGGCTTAGGGATGAAATGGCTCGGCATGTTGTTTGCCGTTATGGGCAGCGTGGCGGCTTTCGGTATCGGTAGCATGGTTCAGTCCAACTCCGTGGCCGTAGCTCTGGAAAGCACCTTTGGTGTCAGTCCGCTGATGACCGGTCTCGCCCTGGCGTTTCTCGCTGCCATTGTCGTCATCGGCGGTATCCGCCGCATTGGCCGAGTCACCGCTAAACTGGTGCCGGTGATGGCGGTGCTCTATGTGAGCGCGGCGCTGGTGATTCTGGTGATCAATGCTGCGCATATCCCGCAGGCCTTTGCCCTGATCTTTTCCCATGCGTTCAACCCGGCGGCCGGTAGTGGCGGCTTTGCCGGAGCCACTGTCGCCATGGCCATCCGTTACGGTGTGGCGCGTGGCGTGTTCTCCAACGAAGCCGGGCTCGGCAGTGCGCCGATCGCCCATGCTGCGGCCCGCACAACCAGCCCTGTGCGTCAGGGGCTGGTGGCCATGACCGGGGTCTTTTTTGATACCATCATCGTCTGCACCATGACCGCTCTGGTGATCCTCACTTCCGGTGTGTGGGACTGCGGCGAACGCTCCAGTGCGCTCACTGCGCTGGCCTTCCAGACGGCGCTTCCTCACGGTGGAGCAATGATCGTCACCCTTGCTCTGGCGGTGTTTGCCTATTCCACCATGATCGGCTGGGCTTACTACGGCGAACAGTGTATCGAGTATGTGTTCGGACTGTCGGCGCGCACACCGTATCGTTATCTGTTTTGTACCGTTATCGCCTGGGGGGCGTTGCAGAAGATCGGTTTTGTCTGGGATTTCTCCGACACCATGAACGGTGCCATGGCCATTCCCAACCTGCTTGGCTTAATCGGCCTGTCCGGAGTTGTTGTCAAATTGACCCGCGACTATTTTTCCTCTGCACGGGAGAACTGA
- the trmB gene encoding tRNA (guanosine(46)-N7)-methyltransferase TrmB: MTQRQIEITSPTFIDAWKLPADQDIHQLFDQQQPLALEIGCGTGDFIVQRAAQQPDTNFLAIDIYNKGCYKSCRRIDKTDLANIRVMRMEARYLLSRFGRADMLSAIYINCPDPWPKKRHRDRRLVNTTFLTQMLYYLQPGGDLYFVTDVADYAEQVAELIPALPGYQNQLDTPFTLELEGYPLSKYMRRFLSQNLPVHFQHLKRREDFILPKEQLPVTEKGFRNRHNLDTPCHII; the protein is encoded by the coding sequence ATGACACAGCGACAGATCGAAATCACCTCCCCGACGTTTATTGACGCCTGGAAACTGCCGGCAGATCAAGACATCCACCAATTGTTCGACCAACAACAACCGCTGGCCCTGGAGATCGGCTGCGGCACGGGTGACTTCATTGTCCAGCGCGCCGCTCAGCAGCCTGACACCAACTTTCTGGCCATCGATATCTACAACAAGGGGTGTTACAAATCGTGCCGCCGCATTGACAAAACCGATCTGGCCAATATCCGGGTGATGCGCATGGAAGCCCGCTACCTGCTCAGCCGTTTCGGTCGTGCCGACATGCTCAGTGCCATCTACATCAACTGTCCCGACCCCTGGCCGAAGAAACGGCACCGTGATCGCCGTCTGGTCAACACCACCTTTCTCACCCAGATGCTCTACTATCTGCAGCCGGGTGGTGACCTGTATTTTGTGACCGATGTAGCCGACTACGCCGAACAGGTCGCGGAGCTGATCCCAGCTCTGCCCGGCTACCAGAACCAGCTGGACACGCCCTTTACACTGGAATTGGAAGGCTACCCGCTCTCCAAATATATGCGCCGGTTTCTCAGCCAGAATCTGCCGGTTCACTTTCAACATCTCAAGCGACGCGAGGACTTTATCCTGCCGAAAGAACAGCTTCCGGTCACGGAAAAAGGCTTTCGCAACCGCCACAATCTGGATACCCCATGTCACATTATCTGA
- the truD gene encoding tRNA pseudouridine(13) synthase TruD, with protein sequence MSHYLTEHFPGTGGTIKESAEDFIVEEIPAYDPCGEGDHLYLRVEKQGMSTFAMIQRLATALGIKEKEFGYAGLKDSRAITRQLVSLPLIDEARITHLDLEGITILEARRHTNKLRLGHLRGNRFTIRVHGVTQGAEQCALDILHILEQTGVPNLFGPQRYGVLGTNHLVGRAILQEHFEEAAALIIGDPAGISNERWKTAATAYRSGDMEQALQAFPGRFRDERRLLHSLLRGQSHQQAVLALPRKLLRLFLSAYQSHLFDRQVTMRLDSLDVLWPGDIAYIHSKGACFRVEDADEEQPRADRLEISPTGLLPGKKAMTARGQTGILEESLLEKEQIETDRFTALPGLKLSGERRPLRVPLHQVSCQQEDPETLRVNFALPAGSFATSVLREITKSSDG encoded by the coding sequence ATGTCACATTATCTGACCGAACATTTTCCCGGCACCGGCGGCACCATCAAAGAGAGTGCAGAGGATTTTATTGTTGAAGAGATTCCGGCTTATGACCCTTGCGGTGAAGGCGATCATCTCTACCTGCGCGTTGAAAAGCAGGGCATGAGCACCTTTGCCATGATTCAACGCCTGGCCACCGCCCTCGGTATCAAGGAGAAAGAGTTCGGCTATGCCGGGCTTAAGGATTCCAGGGCCATCACCCGTCAGTTAGTGTCCTTGCCGTTGATCGACGAAGCCCGCATCACTCACCTCGATCTCGAGGGGATCACGATCCTTGAAGCGCGCCGCCACACCAACAAGCTGCGCCTTGGACATCTGCGCGGCAACCGCTTTACCATCCGTGTTCACGGCGTGACTCAGGGCGCTGAGCAATGCGCCCTCGACATTCTGCACATCTTGGAACAGACGGGTGTTCCCAACCTTTTCGGTCCGCAACGCTACGGCGTTCTGGGAACCAATCACCTAGTGGGACGCGCCATACTCCAGGAACATTTTGAAGAGGCGGCGGCCCTTATTATCGGCGACCCGGCCGGCATCAGCAACGAACGCTGGAAAACCGCTGCAACCGCTTATCGCAGCGGCGATATGGAGCAAGCACTGCAGGCCTTCCCCGGCCGTTTCCGTGACGAACGCCGTCTACTCCACAGTCTGCTTAGAGGCCAATCCCATCAGCAGGCCGTGCTCGCACTGCCCCGCAAATTGCTGCGTCTGTTTCTCAGCGCCTATCAATCCCATCTCTTTGACCGCCAGGTGACCATGCGCCTCGACAGTCTCGATGTATTGTGGCCGGGTGATATTGCCTATATCCACAGCAAAGGAGCCTGCTTTCGCGTCGAAGACGCCGACGAGGAACAACCCCGTGCCGACCGCCTTGAGATCAGCCCCACCGGGCTACTCCCCGGAAAAAAAGCGATGACGGCCCGCGGTCAGACCGGCATCCTTGAAGAGAGCCTGCTGGAAAAAGAGCAAATCGAAACGGATCGTTTCACAGCACTGCCCGGCCTCAAACTCAGTGGAGAACGACGCCCCCTGCGCGTTCCTCTGCACCAGGTAAGCTGTCAGCAAGAGGACCCGGAGACCTTGCGGGTCAACTTTGCTTTACCGGCAGGCAGCTTTGCCACCAGTGTATTACGTGAAATCACCAAATCCAGCGACGGATAA
- a CDS encoding IclR family transcriptional regulator produces the protein MPAKKDKSEYIIQAVSHALDLLEQFHDDVDELGVTELSKRLKLHKNNVFRLLATLESRGYIEQNKATENYRLGLKSLELGQTFIKQMGLLRQAKLTLEHLVEECNETAYVAIFKENHVVYLDVVETDMTVRVVSRVGSRLPAYCTAAGKVHLAHMSDEELESVLPKELPTFTASTHSSREGLKKELAEVCEKGYAMDNEELDPGVRCIAAPIRDYTRRIVGAISLSGPSMRFTDERMTDELTPLVIDAAATLSTRLGYRH, from the coding sequence ATGCCCGCTAAAAAAGACAAATCGGAATATATAATTCAGGCTGTATCCCACGCCCTGGATCTGCTTGAGCAGTTCCACGACGATGTGGATGAACTGGGCGTTACCGAACTGAGCAAACGTCTGAAACTGCATAAAAACAACGTGTTCAGACTTCTGGCAACGTTGGAGTCTCGTGGCTATATCGAGCAGAACAAGGCAACGGAAAACTACCGCCTCGGCCTGAAATCCTTGGAGCTGGGTCAAACCTTCATCAAGCAGATGGGCCTGCTGCGTCAGGCAAAACTCACTCTGGAACATCTGGTTGAAGAGTGCAACGAAACGGCTTATGTTGCCATCTTTAAGGAAAACCATGTTGTCTATCTCGATGTGGTTGAAACCGACATGACCGTACGCGTTGTTTCGCGCGTCGGCTCACGCCTGCCCGCTTACTGCACTGCTGCCGGCAAGGTCCACCTCGCCCACATGTCTGACGAGGAACTCGAATCTGTCCTACCCAAGGAGCTACCGACCTTTACCGCATCAACCCACTCCAGTCGTGAAGGGCTGAAAAAGGAGCTGGCTGAAGTGTGTGAAAAAGGTTATGCCATGGACAATGAAGAGCTCGATCCCGGAGTTCGCTGCATTGCCGCTCCGATCCGCGATTACACCCGACGCATTGTCGGTGCCATCAGCCTGTCCGGCCCATCCATGCGCTTCACTGACGAACGGATGACCGACGAGTTGACCCCGCTGGTGATCGATGCAGCAGCCACCCTGTCTACGCGACTCGGCTACCGCCACTAA